The Candidatus Phytoplasma asteris DNA segment TTATAACGATCACGAAGGCATGTTTTGAAATTGAAGGCAATTATGCGCTTGGTTTGGGAGAATAATACTAAATCAAATTTAATATCTGGGATGAAAAATAAATAGGCTTGTGGATAAAGATTGGTTATTCCTTTTTGATGAAAATATAACAAAATGAGGTATTCATTGATTTTTCCACGGATTGCTTTTTGGCTTTGAGAGTTATAGTTGTTATCAGTTAAATATTTATTTAATTTAGCGTGAGATTCCAACATATATTCATCAAAGATTTTGTTAAAACAAGTTGGAAAAACTATATTTTTAGTGATGTTGACACACAAAGTTTTATGATTGAAAACATTAATATTTTTGAAATGTAAATTAGTTAATTGATTCATTTTATTATTTCCTTTTTTATTCTAAAACTTCAAATTTTTGGATTTGTTTATAAAAATTAAAATTACATTCACCTAGTTGTCCGCTGCGATTTTTGGCAATAATTAAATTAGTGTATGGGTTATTATCGGGTTTTTGGTAATAACTTTCGCGGTGCAAAAACATTACAACATCAGCGTCTTGTTCGATGGTTCCTGAATCTCTTAAATCTTTTAATTGTGGTAATTTAACTTCTCTTATGTTTGTTGCGCGATTCATTTGAATTAAAGCTATTATGGGAATATTAAGTTCACTTGCTAGTTTTTTGAGCTCTCTTCAAATTACTGCTGTTGCTTGATAAGTATTAAAATTTTGGTCTTCTTTTAATAAATGGAGGTAATCAATAAAAACAACATCAAGTCCTTTGGTGTATTTTATTTGTCTACATTTGTTTTTGATATCTTCAATTTTGTTGTTTCTGTCATCATCAATTAAAATATTTAATTTTGTTAAATCATTTTCTGCCATACCTAAAGCAAATCTATCTTCTTTGGTTAAGTTTTTATGTTGTAGTTTTTTTAAAGGGATTTGTGATGACGACGAAAGCATCCCAATACCCAATTCTTCTGCTGTCATTTCCAAACTAAAAATTACTGCTGTTTGGTTTTTTTATTTTTATCAAATATTTGCGTAATATTTGTAGCTAAATTTAACATGAAAGCGGTTTTACCCATACCTGTTTTAGCTCCTAAAATAATTAATTGTTTGGGTTTGAAACCAGAAACTAATTCATCAAGATTGTTAAACCCTGTTTTAATTCCTGTAAGTTGGTTATTGTTATCGTTAGTAATAATACTTTCTCGAATGTAAGGAATTAAGGTTTTAGTGGAAATAAATGGTGATTTAGTGCTTTGAATAAAGATTTCTACTTGATTTTTGACTGTTTGTAAATAATTATTAATATTTTTAGTTTTAGATAATTCAGTAGGTAATTGATGGATTAGATTTAACAAATCTCTTTTGAGCGATTTTTCCTTGATTAAATCAATATATGTTTCTAAATATTGATTTGAAGGAGGCATTTCAGGTAATTTGGTAAAATAATCAATACCTCCTATTTTGCTTAAGCTATTTTGATTTTGTAAAGTGGAACTAACTGAAACATAATCAATTTCTCGATTTAGAATTTTGAGTTGTTTCATTGTCTTAAATATATATCGATGTTTGGAATCATTAAAGTTATTAGTGTTAATTAAATTTACAACAGTATCAATCTTTTCTGGTTTTAAAAACAAAGCACCCAACAATGCGCGTTCAGCTTCTAACATCTTTTCTCCTTTTTGCATTTGGGTACAAAAAATACCCAAACTATTTATTTTTAATTAATAAATAATTTGGGTATTTTGTTGCTCTTAACCATTTCCATTTTTTTGGGGCAGTCTAATTAAAGATATATTTCAATTAAATACTCTACAAACACCTTCTTATAATTCTAATATGAACAATAAATATATTCTAGATACTAAAATTAAAGATGCAAATAACAATTTAGCAACTGTATTTATTGACGTCCAAGACAAAGAAACAATTGAACTACCACAAGAACCATATACTTTAGAACAATTATTACAAAATTGCACAACAGCTAAAAATATCTATATCTTTTGGAAATCTCCAAAACCACCAAAAGACATTACTCTTGATGATAGAACAGATTTACATATATCAGATTGTGAAAAAAATGGAGATTACGAAGTGTGGGGTGGAGGTATAAAACCCAAAGGATCTTATAACAAATCTAATACTCCTGAAAATACTATAACTATAACTAGTGTAGGTAGTTGTGGTTATATTCATTTCCATACTAAACCTTTTTGGGCTGCTCAAAATTTACAAATTTTAAAATCTAAAGATGATTCTTTTAATGTTTTGTATTTCTATTTTTATTTAAAACAAAAAGAAAATGAAATTCAAAAAAATTTAAAACAAGGACACATTCCCCATTTCACCCAAAAGATAATAAAAAAAATAAAAATAACTCTTCCCCCATTAGAAACACAAAATGAAATAGCCACTTTTTAAAATAAAACCTTAAAACAAATAGAAGAAAAAACAAATTTAATCAATTCTTTAATGAAAGATTTATTAAATAAAACTGATGAACAAAAACAATATTTATTTAATAAATTATTATTTTAACTTACAAACCTTTTAATTAATACCTTTAAACCCCAGACTCTTTTTACAAAGGGTCTTTTTATTTGTCATTAAATAAATATATCATAACAAAACAATAAAACAACAAAATAAACAAATTACCTTGAATATTTCTAATAATTCATGTTATAATAAATTAAATTACTAAAAATTATATACTATTTATGCACAAAAACTTTTTACCAATTCTTCAATAAAAAAATCAAAATATGTAGAAAATAAGAGGCATTTTATAATAAAAATGTTATAATAAAGCTGTAAATGCAAACAATGGAGGCAAACATGTATCACATTCCAATAGGAATCTCAGGAAGACACACTCACCTATCACAAGAAACACTAGATATTTTATTCGGTCAAAAAAATTATCAACTCACTTTTTTCAAACCCCTCAAACAAACAGGACAATTTGCAGCCCAAGAAAAAATTGATGTTATGAGTCCATCAGGAAAAATTCTTCCACAAGTTCGGATTTTAGGACCCACAAGACCTTTTGACCAAGTAGAAATTAGTCAAAGCGATGCTTTAAGACACGGATTTACAGCTCCTGTTAGATCTTCAGGCGATATTAAAGGTTCAGGCAAAGCCACTTTAATAGGTCTCAAAGGTCAAGTAGACATTGAAGAAGGTGTTATTATTGCCAACAGACATATTCATTTATCTACCCAAGATGCAAAAAATTTTGGCATTACTGACAAACAAATGGTAAGTATTGAAATTGAAGGCACTAAACCTGGCATCTTAAAACAAGTTTTGTGCAGAGTACACCACGATTTTAAACTTGAATGCCACTTAGATACCGATGACGGCAGTGCTTTTTTACTTAAAAATGGCGATACTGTTAAATTACTGAAATAAATCATTAAAAAATAAAAAAATAAATAATTTTGTCAACTTAAATTCTTGCGTTATAAGGATCTTGAAACTCACCCCAAAGACCTTATAACCTATATTTATTTTCAATCCTTAGCAAAACTAACAATATAACTAACAATTATTTTATTTTTTTATTGAACGAAAGACATAAATTTCCTTTCATTTGTGTCTTTCGCTCAATAAAAACTCTTCTTAAAAACGCAAACAACAAGAAGGAGGTAAAACGGATAAGGATAAAAATTACAAAAACCCAATAAACTTAATTAAAAATTATCCTCAATAAAATCAATGCAAACAACCAATCCATCTTTTAAAAAGTTTCTCAGATCTGAAGTTTTTCGTGACCCTATCTACGGTTATATTTATCTGGAATACGAATTGATTGAAAAATTAATTGATACTTCCGTTTTCCAAAGATTAAGACGTATAAAACAATTAAGCGGCGCTAACATCGTCTTTCATGGAGCAGAACATTCTCGTTTTACACACAGTTTAGGTGTTTATGAACTTGCAAGACGGTTTTTAAAAATCACAAATATTAAAAAACACTTTTCTGAAACCCAAAAATTAATTTTACTAGTATCTTCTTTGTTACATGATATTGGACACGGTGCTTATTCTCATTCTTTTGAAACCTTATTTGACGTAAACCACGAAACGCAAAGTGCACGCATCATCAAAAATAACAAAGAAATTGGGGCTTTATTAGACCAAATAAGCCCTGATTTCAAAAACGATGTAGCTAGTGTGATTGAAAAAACAAAGAAATTTCCCTTAATAGAACAAATTTTAACTAGTCAAATTGATATTGACAGACTAGATTATTTAGAACGAGATTCTTATTTTACAGGTGCCACTTATGGGCATATCGATTTAGAACGTTTAATGCGTAGCATGATAATTGAGCCTCATCCTAGCAAAAATAACGAAAAATGTATTGCCTTTAGACAAAGTGGTGTTTTTGCTATTGAAAATTATTTAATTAACCGCTATCATATGTTCTGGCAAGTTTATTATCATCCCAAAGTAAGAGCTTATAGCACTATTTTAGAAAAAATTTGTAAACGTTTATGTGATTTATTACAAAATAACTATCCTGTAGACCCATACATCCAACCTTTTTACAATTTTGTAAACAATCAAACTGACCTAGACAAATACTTAGCAATTGATGATTATTATATGAACGGTTTAATCCTACATCTTAAAAATAGTAAGGATACCATTTTAAAAAATTTATGTAATGATTTTCTCAATAGAAGTATTTGGCACATTTTAGATGATAACGACCAAAACCAAGAACAAATTGCACACATTAAGCAAAAATATCACAGCCAAAACCGCGATTATATTAAATATTATACTTCAAGTAATGCTGCTTTTCAAAATGCTTATTCCGAAAGTAAGCCTAAATTTGAAACCAAAATTTTAATTAAATCTAAGGGAGGACTCAAAAGTCTGAAAGAAGAATCCCCCATTATTAAAAGTTTAATCAAAAGTAGTCCTAAACAAGATAATAAATTTTTTTATCGCCCTTTATAAATCCAAAACTTCCCCTATAAACCCCTCCCAAACAACTTCCCCAATTCTCAACTAACAACAAATCCCAAAAGCCAACATCCATATCAATTTTATTTAAGGAAATCAAATGCATCATACAACCAAAAAAAAATACAGTCAAAATTTTTTAACAGATGTTAATTTATTAAACAAAATTGTAACTAAGGCTTCCATCACAGACAAAAATGTTTTAGAAATTGGACCTGGCAAAGGTGCTTTAACCAAAATTATTGTCCCTCAAGCTAAACATGTTTTAGCCTATGAAATTGATGCTACTCTCAAACCTTTTTTAAATTTTGAAAATCATAACAATGTTAATATCATTTATGATGATTTTTTAAAAAGAGATTTATTAAAAGATTTTGATCATTATTTTAGTCCTAACTCTCAATTAAGTTTAATTGGTAACTTACCTTATTATATTACCTCACCTATTCTTTTTAAAATTATTGACACTCCCCAAATTAATGATGCTACTATTATGATTCAAAAAGAAGTAGGAATGCGTTTACTGGCTCAACCCAATAACAAAAATTATAACGCTTTATCTGTAATTATTCAATTTCTATTTAGTATTGAAAAAATCCAAGAAGTTAAAAGACATATGTTTTTTCCTGCACCCAAAGTAGACAGTATTGTTATTAAACTTACTAAAAATAACAACATTTGCCCTACTTTATTGCAACAATTTATCAAGTTTGTAAAAGCTTCCTTTAAACAAAAAAGAAAAACTTTACTCAACAACTTATCTTGTCAATTTTTGTTATCCAAAGAAAACATTATTCCTTTTTTCTTACAACATCACATCCCTTTACAAATTAGAGCCGAACAGGTAACTTTAGAAACTTTTCAAAAATTAACTGTTAAATGGTTTATTTTTTTTAATATGTCATAAAATAATAAAACTTTTCATATTGAAAATAAATCACAAAGCTCATTAGGAAATGATTTTCCCTTTTTCCGATATTAAACATCAATATCAAAAAATTAAATATTAATCTTTTTTTAAATAAAAAAACCATTAAAATATTAACTGCATCCAATTATTATTTATATTTTATTTGTAATTTTTAATTTGTATCATTACACAAACCATAAATAATTCATAATAAATAACGAATAATAATTTAGCATTTAATATAAAATGAAGCAAAACTGGAGGCTTAAGAAATGAAAGTTACCGATGTAAAAATTAGAAAAATCAACGGTGAAAGTAGATTAAGAGGAGTTTCTTCAATCACTTTTGAAAACCAATTTGTAGTTAATGACATCAGAATTATAGAAGGAGAAAGAGGTATATTTATTGCTATGCCAAGTAGAAAAACTTCCAAAGGCAACTTTAGAGATATCGCTCATCCCATCAATTCAGAAACCCGTCAACTAATTGAAAATTGCATCAAAAACAAATACCAAGATTTGCTAGATAACCCTCCACAAGAAGAAGATTTTTCTCAAAATTCTGAAAATTAATAATTATTAACTTTAAAAAATTCCAGATTTTTTTGGAATTTTTTTTACATGTTTTGAATTCAAAACGCCATTTTATTAAAAAAATTTTGCAAATGCGAAACTAAAAACCCAAAACTAACAAACAACTCATCCATTAACACTTTTTCCAAACATACTTTACATTACTAAAATATTTACAATTATATTTATCCAAAAAAATTAAGCAAAGAGGTACAAAAATTTGTCTTGTTGCAGCAATTCTTCATCCATCCACAATCACGAACACAACGATAAAAAACCATTAATTTGTTTTGTTATAGGAACATTTTTATATAGTTTATTTGCTCTATATTTGCATTCTCACAATTGCACAAACACACTAGTATTAGTTCTTGTTTCTTTGTCACTTTTATTTTTAATCGGCTATCATGTTATTTTAGAAGGCTTTATAGAAACTTGGCAAGATACTTGCAAATTTAAAAAATTCACTCCCAACATTCATATTTTAATGACTTTAGCGGCTTTGGGAGCTTTATATTTGAAAAACTACAACGACGGCATTTTATTAATTGTCATATTTTCAGGAGCTTCTTTTTTAGAAGAATACGTTGAGGCAAAAAGTCAAAAAGAAATCAAAAATCTCTTAAAGCTTCAAGTAGCAGAAGCAAGATTACAAAAAGAAGACGGCAGTACTGAAATTATTCCTTCCAAACTACTCAAAATCAATGATTTAGTCTTAATTTTACCAGGCGACCAAATCCCTACTGACGGCGTCATTGTTTCGGGCAATCCCAACATTAACGAAGCTAACATTACAGGCGAAGGCATTCCTTGTGACAAACAACCAGGCGATTTTGTCTACGGCAGCACCATTAACGGCAGCAACCATTTTGTTATGCGTGTCACAGCTACTAACGAAAAGACTGTTTTTGCCCAAATTGTAAGATTAGTAAGCCAAACCCAAAACAATATTTCCAAAACTGCTACTTTAATTAAAAAAATAGAACCAATTTATGTAAAAACCGTTATGGCAACAGTTGTTGTTGTCCTTGGTCTTGCAGGAATACTACATTTTACTGGACCAAGTAATCCCAATTTCGAATTTAGCACTTGGCTACACAAAACAATGATTTTTTTAACTGTATCATCTCCATGTGCCCTAGCTGCAGCTGACATTCCTTCCACTCTTGCAGCTATTTCTAACCTCACTAAAAAAGGGATTTTATTCAAAAACGGCAGATCTTTGGAAAAAATGGCAGATATCAAAGCTTTTTCATGCGACAAAACAGGCACCCTTACCGAAGGCAAACCTCAAGTAACTGATGTTTATGTATCCCCCGAAATCTCTGAAGAAAAGTATCACAAATATTTAGATATATTATTAGGGATGGAACAAAAATCCAACCATCCTTTAGCACTAGCTATTAAAAACCATTTCCACCACAAATCTCACCTCCAAATGGAAATTACTAGCTCAGTTGGCATCGGCCTTGAAACTTTTTATCAAAACAATCATTATAAAATTGCCAAAGCTACTGCTTTTACCCAAACTCCAATCTGTGCATCTTTACAAGCCCAAACGCAAAAATTTTTATCCGAAGGCAAAACCATCGTTTATTTTAGTTGTAATAATCACATTGTTATGGCTTTAGCTCTTTTGGATAAATTACGTCCTCAAGCTTATCATTTAATGCAATACTTCAACCATAAAAACATCTATACTGCAGTAATTACAGGAGATACCCAACAAATCGCTTACATCTTACAAAAAAAACTTCATCTCAAAGCAGCTTGGGGAGATATTCTACCTGCCTATAAACTAGAAAAAGTTCAAGAACTACAAAAAGAAAAAGGCACTACAGTAATGGTAGGTGATGGTGTCAATGATGCTCCTGCCCTTACAGCTGCTGATGTAGGAATTGCGATGCAAAACGGTGCTGATGTGGCAATGGATGTAGCAGATGCAGTTTTAATGCAAAACGATTTATCAAAAATTATCTATACTCACCAAGTAGCTGTCAAACTACGCAAAATCATTTGGCAAAATATTATTTTTGCTATGGTAGTAGTTTGTATCTTGAATCTTTGTAATCTTTTTGGAGACATGAATTTACCTTGGGCAGTCACTTGCCATGAAGGAAGCACACTTTTAGTTATTTTCAATGGATTAAGACTTTTACAAAGTCCCAAAAACCCCAAACTAAAAGACAAAAAGAAAAACACAAAATCTTTTAATAAATAATTTACTTTATTAACCTCATTATAAAAGACAGCACAAAGACAAAAAAACCACCCTTTTAGGGTGGTTTTTTATTTACATATTGAGATTCAAAACATAATTTAAAAGAGTGTTAAATTTGGAAATATTTTATTTGAGTATAATAAAATCTCTTATTATTAAATAATTATCAATATAAAAGTTATTACAATATATAAAATATTTAATCTTGTTCAAATGTTTTATCACGTTTTAATTTAAGATAAAAAGTTGCAAAAATTAATAATGTAATGATAAAACAAATAAAATTACTAAGAAAAATACTCAAACCTACTCCCATTACACCTTGATTTAAAAAGTGTTTGGAAAAAAGAACAATAAAAAAGATACGAATTAAAGTTCTTAAAAAATTCAGATAAACCGAAGGTCCTACGCGTTTAAAAGCTAATAAAAAATTAAACATAATAATAGAACCACACGATAACCATAAGCTAGTAGTTTCAAAAAATAATAATGTACGGAAAGCATCTTGTTCCAAACTAGGAATCTTTTCCCAAGGACTATCATGAAATAATGGCAAAATTAACTTATAACCAAAAATATTAATCAAAGAACCTATTAAAGCCAAAATACACATACAAAAAATAATTTTTTTGAATGCTTCAAAGACTCTATTAAGATTGTTATGACCTAAATTTTGAGATATAATAGCATTTTGGGAATCAGAAAAAGAGTTAAGTGCATTATAAAAGACATTATTAATAGTTACTGCTAAGGCTAAATTAGCTCCAATTTGGGAACTACTAATTCCTTGAGGATCACCGTACCATTCTTTAACAATGATACTTACAATTAATTTGCCAACACTATAAATACTAATACTAGCACAAACAGGAATAGCTAATTTAGAAAGTTTTTTCAAAAATTCTTTATCAAAACTGATTTTGGATAAAATAATACGGAAGGGATTTTTGCTGTCAAAAAATAAAAACCACAAAGCAAATAAAGTAACAATTCCGTTAGAAATCAAAGTAGCCAAAGCCAAAGAAACCATGGAAGAATTCCAATAATGAAAAAGAACAAAAGAAAAAATAATTTTAGCAGAAGCGTTTAAAATATTTAAAAAAAGAGCAATTTTGTTATTACCTTTGGCACGCTCCAAACTTAAAAAAACTGTATTTATAATGATACAAACAAGCGACAATATAATAAGATTATAATATTTAATACCTTCATTGTTTTCAATTGCATTTTGACTAATTTTTAAAATATTAGTTGCAATGAAACTTTTAAAAACAAAAATGCATAAAAAGACCAAAATAAAGCCAGTTAAAATGGAAAGAACAAACGTTTTTGCCAAATAAAGGTGCATTTTATTAATATTATTTTGTCCATAAGCACGCCCTACTAAAATAACTCCTCCTGTGGCAATAGAAATACCAAAAGGAACAAGAATACCTTTAAATATATGTACGCGACTTACAAAGGTAAGTTGATTATCTGAAATTTGATTTCTTTTTAAAATAAAAAGATCAATAGCATCTGATGCATTTTGAAAAATCCAATAAATAATGATAGGAAAGGTAAAATAAAAAATTACTTTCCATAAGTTTCCTTCTAATAAAAATTTTCTATTTCTTTTTTCATTAATTAAAATTTGTGTTGTTGCTTTTGTTTTAACCACAAAAAACCTCCATCTAATGTTTTGGTTGGGGCAAACAACTTGAAAATATGTGTAAATAAAAGCTATAACACATATTATATTTTATCAAAATTAGAGGGGTTTTGGGAGGCAAAAGGTGATATTTAGAGGAGGCGCGCTAACTATTTCATTTATTTAGATAACTAACCATTTTTGACAGCTACCCTCAGTTTAGCAGAAATACTACGCGAATTATTTTGCATTTCTTCCTCACTTGGCAAAAAAGCTTTTTTAGTAATAATACTTAAAGGAGTTTGGGGCATAATTATAATAGGCAATTTTTTAGGCAAAACAAAAGTACTATGTTTTTTAAAAAAATGTTTAACAATGCGGTCTTCTAACGAATGAAAACTAATAACTACTATCCTGGCATTGGGTTTTAACAAATCAAGACTTTGTTCCAAGGCTTGTTTTAAAGATTCTAATTCTTGGTTAACTTCGATA contains these protein-coding regions:
- a CDS encoding restriction endonuclease subunit S — its product is MNNKYILDTKIKDANNNLATVFIDVQDKETIELPQEPYTLEQLLQNCTTAKNIYIFWKSPKPPKDITLDDRTDLHISDCEKNGDYEVWGGGIKPKGSYNKSNTPENTITITSVGSCGYIHFHTKPFWAAQNLQILKSKDDSFNVLYFYFYLKQKENEIQKNLKQGHIPHFTQKIIKKIKITLPPLETQNEIATF
- a CDS encoding phosphate propanoyltransferase, whose translation is MQTMEANMYHIPIGISGRHTHLSQETLDILFGQKNYQLTFFKPLKQTGQFAAQEKIDVMSPSGKILPQVRILGPTRPFDQVEISQSDALRHGFTAPVRSSGDIKGSGKATLIGLKGQVDIEEGVIIANRHIHLSTQDAKNFGITDKQMVSIEIEGTKPGILKQVLCRVHHDFKLECHLDTDDGSAFLLKNGDTVKLLK
- a CDS encoding HD domain-containing protein, whose product is MQTTNPSFKKFLRSEVFRDPIYGYIYLEYELIEKLIDTSVFQRLRRIKQLSGANIVFHGAEHSRFTHSLGVYELARRFLKITNIKKHFSETQKLILLVSSLLHDIGHGAYSHSFETLFDVNHETQSARIIKNNKEIGALLDQISPDFKNDVASVIEKTKKFPLIEQILTSQIDIDRLDYLERDSYFTGATYGHIDLERLMRSMIIEPHPSKNNEKCIAFRQSGVFAIENYLINRYHMFWQVYYHPKVRAYSTILEKICKRLCDLLQNNYPVDPYIQPFYNFVNNQTDLDKYLAIDDYYMNGLILHLKNSKDTILKNLCNDFLNRSIWHILDDNDQNQEQIAHIKQKYHSQNRDYIKYYTSSNAAFQNAYSESKPKFETKILIKSKGGLKSLKEESPIIKSLIKSSPKQDNKFFYRPL
- the rsmA gene encoding 16S rRNA (adenine(1518)-N(6)/adenine(1519)-N(6))-dimethyltransferase RsmA: MHHTTKKKYSQNFLTDVNLLNKIVTKASITDKNVLEIGPGKGALTKIIVPQAKHVLAYEIDATLKPFLNFENHNNVNIIYDDFLKRDLLKDFDHYFSPNSQLSLIGNLPYYITSPILFKIIDTPQINDATIMIQKEVGMRLLAQPNNKNYNALSVIIQFLFSIEKIQEVKRHMFFPAPKVDSIVIKLTKNNNICPTLLQQFIKFVKASFKQKRKTLLNNLSCQFLLSKENIIPFFLQHHIPLQIRAEQVTLETFQKLTVKWFIFFNMS
- the spoVG gene encoding septation regulator SpoVG, which translates into the protein MKVTDVKIRKINGESRLRGVSSITFENQFVVNDIRIIEGERGIFIAMPSRKTSKGNFRDIAHPINSETRQLIENCIKNKYQDLLDNPPQEEDFSQNSEN
- a CDS encoding heavy metal translocating P-type ATPase, with product MSCCSNSSSIHNHEHNDKKPLICFVIGTFLYSLFALYLHSHNCTNTLVLVLVSLSLLFLIGYHVILEGFIETWQDTCKFKKFTPNIHILMTLAALGALYLKNYNDGILLIVIFSGASFLEEYVEAKSQKEIKNLLKLQVAEARLQKEDGSTEIIPSKLLKINDLVLILPGDQIPTDGVIVSGNPNINEANITGEGIPCDKQPGDFVYGSTINGSNHFVMRVTATNEKTVFAQIVRLVSQTQNNISKTATLIKKIEPIYVKTVMATVVVVLGLAGILHFTGPSNPNFEFSTWLHKTMIFLTVSSPCALAAADIPSTLAAISNLTKKGILFKNGRSLEKMADIKAFSCDKTGTLTEGKPQVTDVYVSPEISEEKYHKYLDILLGMEQKSNHPLALAIKNHFHHKSHLQMEITSSVGIGLETFYQNNHYKIAKATAFTQTPICASLQAQTQKFLSEGKTIVYFSCNNHIVMALALLDKLRPQAYHLMQYFNHKNIYTAVITGDTQQIAYILQKKLHLKAAWGDILPAYKLEKVQELQKEKGTTVMVGDGVNDAPALTAADVGIAMQNGADVAMDVADAVLMQNDLSKIIYTHQVAVKLRKIIWQNIIFAMVVVCILNLCNLFGDMNLPWAVTCHEGSTLLVIFNGLRLLQSPKNPKLKDKKKNTKSFNK
- a CDS encoding MATE family efflux transporter; its protein translation is MVKTKATTQILINEKRNRKFLLEGNLWKVIFYFTFPIIIYWIFQNASDAIDLFILKRNQISDNQLTFVSRVHIFKGILVPFGISIATGGVILVGRAYGQNNINKMHLYLAKTFVLSILTGFILVFLCIFVFKSFIATNILKISQNAIENNEGIKYYNLIILSLVCIIINTVFLSLERAKGNNKIALFLNILNASAKIIFSFVLFHYWNSSMVSLALATLISNGIVTLFALWFLFFDSKNPFRIILSKISFDKEFLKKLSKLAIPVCASISIYSVGKLIVSIIVKEWYGDPQGISSSQIGANLALAVTINNVFYNALNSFSDSQNAIISQNLGHNNLNRVFEAFKKIIFCMCILALIGSLINIFGYKLILPLFHDSPWEKIPSLEQDAFRTLLFFETTSLWLSCGSIIMFNFLLAFKRVGPSVYLNFLRTLIRIFFIVLFSKHFLNQGVMGVGLSIFLSNFICFIITLLIFATFYLKLKRDKTFEQD